The following are encoded together in the Arcticibacterium luteifluviistationis genome:
- a CDS encoding ABC transporter permease — translation MKFIQLVFESFRFAWQALKGNLLRTLLSLLGVTVGIFSIIGVLTMVDSLEANIKNSLSSIGEKTIYVDKFPWMFGEGDYPWWKYFQRPRPKYSEYQFLKERIKSANAITIMDYSVANAKYENSSFDALCHGITADFNLITEVPIIEGRYFTEQEVNSGSSVAILGGEIYNTFFPDGNGIGKSIKIKGQKFTVIGTQEIKGKQLVDVGGNPDQKIYIPFLKHKRMFSSGNLYGMIQLQAFEDDENMVALEGEITGLMRTVRGLRPTQEDNFALNRPDAAANALSSVFSSLRVGGYIIGAFALLIGGFGIANIMFVSVKERTNIIGIQKSLGAKNYFILFQFLFESVFLCVLGGLIGLLLVYLISFIDLGSLDLILTSGNMIVGLFIASFIGILSGIIPASQAAAMNPVIAIRSK, via the coding sequence ATGAAATTTATACAACTCGTATTTGAAAGTTTTAGATTTGCATGGCAAGCTCTTAAGGGCAACCTTCTGCGAACACTCCTTTCTCTTTTAGGTGTTACCGTAGGGATTTTCTCCATCATAGGTGTTTTAACTATGGTAGACTCTCTGGAGGCTAACATCAAAAACTCTTTGAGCAGTATTGGTGAAAAGACTATTTACGTAGATAAATTTCCATGGATGTTTGGCGAAGGTGATTACCCATGGTGGAAATATTTTCAAAGGCCAAGGCCTAAATACTCGGAGTATCAATTTTTGAAGGAACGTATTAAAAGTGCCAATGCCATTACTATAATGGACTATTCAGTGGCCAACGCAAAATACGAAAACAGTAGTTTTGATGCCTTATGTCATGGTATTACGGCAGATTTTAATCTTATCACAGAAGTACCAATAATTGAAGGACGTTACTTTACAGAACAAGAAGTTAACTCTGGATCTAGCGTAGCTATTTTAGGTGGTGAGATTTATAACACCTTCTTTCCTGATGGTAACGGAATAGGGAAAAGCATCAAAATTAAAGGTCAAAAATTCACAGTAATAGGCACACAAGAGATAAAAGGAAAACAGTTGGTGGATGTTGGTGGAAATCCTGACCAAAAAATTTACATCCCTTTCTTAAAGCATAAAAGAATGTTTTCTAGCGGAAACCTATATGGTATGATTCAGCTTCAGGCTTTTGAAGATGATGAAAACATGGTGGCATTAGAAGGAGAAATTACAGGATTAATGAGAACGGTAAGGGGTTTAAGACCTACACAAGAAGACAATTTTGCACTAAACAGACCTGATGCTGCAGCTAATGCCTTATCATCTGTTTTTAGTTCGCTACGTGTGGGCGGCTATATTATTGGAGCTTTTGCTCTTTTGATTGGCGGTTTTGGTATTGCCAACATCATGTTTGTCTCGGTAAAAGAAAGAACCAATATTATTGGTATTCAGAAGTCTCTGGGGGCGAAAAATTACTTTATCCTTTTCCAGTTTCTTTTTGAATCTGTGTTCTTATGCGTACTAGGTGGACTCATAGGCCTCTTGCTGGTATATTTGATTAGTTTTATTGACCTAGGTTCACTTGATTTAATTTTAACCTCTGGCAATATGATTGTAGGGCTTTTCATTGCCAGTTTTATTGGCATACTTTCTGGAATAATTCCTGCGTCTCAAGCCGCTGCTATGAATCCAGTTATTGCAATTCGCTCTAAATAA
- the ggt gene encoding gamma-glutamyltransferase: MTKNLTILLLGIFLFSCKTTQKAANIKTGEGLFELFVEDENRSTFYSDKKGVFGENGMVASADVIASEVGKEILRKGGNAADASVATFFALAVTYPFAGNLGGGGFAVIREGNGTNHALDFREKAPLKAHRDMYLDANGDVIKGKSTSGHLASGVPGAVAGMVELHQKLGKMAWGKLLQPAIDLAEQGVILTEGRATGMNRTKKRFIEMNGDDTPYFIHPTKESWEVGDLFVQKDLAESLKRIQKGGAKGFYEGITADLLVKEMEKGGGIISQEDLDSYDAVWREPIKKSYKNYDIVSMPPSSSGGVALVQLMRLVEPYPLKDWGWNSGKTVQVMIEAERRVYADRAKWMGDTDFVKVPMTELMSYPYLKERWASFDEKKASKSDDISGGAVPYYESDETTHFSVVDGDGMAVSLTTTLNGGYGSKVVVDGGGFLMNNEMDDFSVKAGVPNMFGLVGNKANEIQPGKRMLSSMTPTIVEKDGDLLMVVGTPGGSTIITSVYQTILNVVEHGMGMQQAVNALKFHHQWLPDKTYIEKDALELDALQELLNKDFIIEAQNRTLGRMDCIMLHPNGMLEGASDPRSENTSVGF, encoded by the coding sequence ATGACTAAAAATCTTACTATTCTTCTCTTAGGAATATTTCTCTTTTCATGTAAAACCACCCAAAAGGCGGCCAATATTAAAACGGGCGAAGGCTTATTTGAACTCTTTGTGGAAGATGAAAATAGAAGTACGTTCTATTCTGACAAAAAAGGTGTTTTCGGTGAAAATGGAATGGTGGCTTCTGCTGATGTGATAGCCTCTGAGGTAGGTAAAGAAATTCTAAGAAAGGGAGGAAATGCTGCCGATGCATCGGTAGCTACATTTTTTGCTTTGGCTGTCACGTATCCTTTCGCTGGAAACTTAGGTGGAGGCGGCTTTGCGGTAATTCGTGAGGGAAACGGAACTAACCATGCCTTGGATTTTAGAGAAAAAGCTCCATTGAAAGCTCATAGAGACATGTACTTGGATGCCAATGGCGATGTGATTAAAGGAAAAAGTACTTCAGGGCATTTGGCTTCTGGTGTACCTGGTGCAGTAGCTGGAATGGTGGAACTACATCAAAAACTGGGCAAAATGGCTTGGGGAAAGTTATTGCAGCCTGCTATTGACCTTGCTGAACAAGGAGTGATATTAACCGAAGGCAGAGCCACAGGAATGAATCGTACTAAAAAGCGATTTATAGAAATGAATGGTGACGATACTCCTTATTTTATTCATCCGACAAAGGAAAGTTGGGAGGTCGGTGATTTATTTGTTCAAAAAGATTTAGCAGAAAGCCTTAAACGAATTCAAAAAGGAGGAGCGAAAGGTTTTTATGAAGGTATTACTGCAGATTTGCTTGTCAAAGAAATGGAAAAAGGTGGAGGAATTATTAGTCAAGAAGACTTGGATTCTTATGATGCTGTTTGGAGAGAGCCTATTAAGAAGTCCTATAAAAATTATGATATAGTTTCTATGCCACCATCATCTAGTGGGGGAGTGGCATTGGTACAGTTGATGAGATTGGTGGAGCCGTATCCCTTAAAAGATTGGGGTTGGAATTCAGGTAAAACTGTGCAGGTAATGATAGAGGCAGAAAGGAGAGTATACGCCGACAGGGCTAAATGGATGGGAGATACGGATTTTGTCAAAGTGCCAATGACGGAGTTGATGTCTTACCCATATTTAAAAGAAAGATGGGCGTCTTTTGATGAAAAAAAGGCTAGTAAGAGCGATGATATATCAGGAGGAGCAGTGCCATATTATGAGTCGGATGAAACCACACACTTTTCTGTGGTAGACGGCGACGGAATGGCCGTGTCACTTACCACAACATTAAATGGTGGATATGGTAGTAAAGTAGTGGTAGATGGTGGTGGTTTTTTGATGAATAATGAAATGGACGACTTTAGCGTAAAAGCTGGAGTTCCTAACATGTTTGGTTTGGTTGGAAATAAGGCGAATGAAATTCAGCCTGGCAAGAGAATGCTTTCTTCTATGACACCAACTATTGTGGAGAAAGATGGTGATTTACTAATGGTGGTAGGTACACCAGGAGGAAGTACTATCATAACATCAGTTTATCAAACCATCTTAAATGTGGTGGAGCATGGCATGGGTATGCAGCAGGCAGTGAATGCTTTGAAGTTTCACCATCAGTGGTTACCAGATAAAACTTATATAGAAAAAGACGCTTTAGAGTTAGATGCCCTTCAAGAGTTATTAAATAAAGACTTTATCATAGAGGCTCAAAACAGAACCCTTGGTAGAATGGACTGTATCATGCTTC